In Oscillospiraceae bacterium, the genomic window TCGTAGCACAAAAAGCGCGCGTTTACCTTCGTGTTCAGATGATTCAGACTGTGCATGAACAACTCGCTCACCTTTGCAGCGACGTTGCTGCCGCTCTCGCTCACAAACAGGATCACATCCTCTTTGCGGGCTTTTTCCAAGATCTTATAGCGGATCTGCGAAGCATTTTTGGCATTTTCCAGAACCTCTGCCAGCGGCATCCCGTCCAGAATATGGCTGCCCACCGAAAGTGCCATCGCTGTGGAAACATTGTTGATGATCCCGAGGTTGACATTCGGCAGGTCGTCCAGAAGCTCGGTGATGTTTTCCAGTGAGCCGAGGTCTACCAGGATCAGCACATCGCGGTTCTCGTTGAAATAAAGGATCTTTTTGACCTGACTGACGATCTCGCTGACCGGCACATCATAGGGCATATCGATGGCGTTGAACAGATACTTATGCAGCATCTTGTTGCACACGTCTGCAATGCTGCTGGCCGTAGCATAACCGTGGCAGATAATGAACGCCTGCACTGGCAGCTTGTTGCCGGGGCGGTGCAGCACCTCCACAAAGGCGCTGATCATCAGGATGCCGATGGACGAGAAATGCACATCGGTGGTGTTCTGCACCATCAGCAGCAGATCACTTGCCACCGCAAAACTGTAGGGCGCATCCCGCCGGACAGCCTCGGTCAGGTCTGCCACCAGCTGCTGCATCTCGGCGTTGTCCTCCGGCAAGGCATCATCGAACACATTGCCGAAATACACCCACCGCGCCAGCATCAGGATAAAGCTGTTGGGGAAGCCGACACCGTACAGCTCATGGATGCGCTCCGAGATGCGCAGCATCCCCTGTTCGATGCCCTTGATGCGCTCATCTGCGATCTTGTTCTGGAACAGGATATAGTTGTTGTACTCCTCCAGCCGGTGCACCATGCGGGTGCAGAATCCGGCACATTCCAGACTGCCCTGTAAATACAGCCGCCCCTGCTCCCGGATCTCCTCCAGCAGACGGTGCTCCCTTTCAAAGCCGCAGTCCTCCCGCAGGTCGTCCAGTGTCAGCGCACGGTTCTGCGCACCGGCCTCCGGCAGCAGCAGGCAGCTCTCAAACACGGCATCCGGCAACACCGGCAGACCGATGCAGATGCCGCCGTCCCGGCTGCGGGAGTATGCATTGGTGCAGCTGGTACGGATGACCTGCTCCAGCTGACCCACGTTCCGCTCATACGGATACTGCATCAGCATCTGGTATGCCTGACCCGTCACCTGCACCCTGCGGCCGATGCGCTGCTCCTCCTGCATCAGAAAACGATAGATGAGCCGTTTTTTCTCCAGCAGCGACCGGCTGCGCAGCGGCAGAAGCTCTGCCTGCACCGGCACACTGTTCTTGAGCGAGGGCGGCACCGTCTGCACACCGAAGATCAAGCGCGGATACTTCGCGCCCAGCTCCGGCAGCACTGCCGTTAAAAAGCGCACAGCCTCGGCCTGCACACTGCTCTCCAGCTGGTCAAAGCCGTGCAGGTACAAAAAATCGCTGCCGGTGCCAGCCTCCAGCCTGCGTTTGAACGAAGCGGCAAAGCCGGTGCCGCCCGGCTCTGCTGCGCCCCACATGGCGCAGTCCAGCTCGGCAAAACGGCTCTCTGCCGGCACGACCTGCTTTTCCTTTGCATACTCCCAGGTCTTGCCGGCCAGCAGACGCTTGCCGGTGCCTTTTTCGCCCGCCAGCACCAGCGGCAGGCCGGTGGGCGGATACTCCACCGCCACACGGCATTTTTCCACGGCGGATTTCAGGCTGAGGTGATAGCCGATGACTCCCGCAAAGCAGTTGTCCGCACGGCGGCCATGGTTCAGATCCTGCTGCAGAAACCGCAGATCCTCATATTCAGCATCCAGCGTCTGAACGTTGAATTTCCGGCTCAGCGTCTCCCGTAGGAAATAATAGACCGGCCGGGTATTGATCTTGACCATCCAGCCCTCTTTGAAAAACTCGTTCAGGTACTGGCTCACCGTGTTGCGGCTGATGTGCAGCACCGTACCCATTTCCTGCGTGGTAAACGGCTGCAGCACCTCAAAGTTCACCTGTCCGGTCTGCTGTTCCAGATAGTTGTACAGCTCCTGCTGGGTCGGATTCAGCTTCTGCAGATTTGCCATTGTCACCTTTGCTCCTGTTGTTTTTTACGCTCAGCCCTTGTTCAGAAAGGGGACTACCAGCTCCGACCACACATCGTCGAAGAATTTTTTACTGTCCAGCGCCTGCACCGTGACCACCACCTTGCTCTTGGGCACCACCACGATGTACTGACCATACCTACCGTCTGCGCGGTAGGATTCGTCGTCCGGGTTCGTCCAGAAGAAATAGCCGTAGCCGTGCTTGGGGGCATTAACCGGGTACTGGTTTTTTTCTGCCTCATGCAAATATGCGGGGTCCAGAAGCTGCTCGCCGTTCCAGCAACCGTCGTGCAGCAGGAACTGCCCGATGCGGGACATCTCGTCAATGCTCAAAAACAGGCCGTACGCTCCGGCAGAATGTCCCATGGGGCAGGTGAGCCAGTCCGGGTTGCCGATGCCCAGCTTATCAAAAAAGCGGGGCGTCATGTAGTCCTTTAGGGTGCAGCCCGCAGCGCGCTCCACGATGCAGCTGCACATATAAGTATTGAAATTGTTGTACTCAAACCGGGTGCCCGGCTCATAGGGGAACGCATTGCGCAGGAAATAATCCTGCCAGTCCCTGCACTGCAGCCGCTGCGCATCGTTCCAGAAGAACATTTTATCCTTGGAGCCGCAGCCCATCTTCAGCAGATCCCGCACGGTCATGCGGCGCAGGTTCGGCGCAAGCTCTGCGGGATCATACTCCGGATAGAACCTGAGCACCGGGTCGTCCAGCCGCAGCAGCCCTTCCTGCGCGGCAAGACCCACACCGATGGAGGTGACGCTCTTGCTTACCGAATACGCGTGCAGGCGGGTAGGCTTATCCAGACGGGCATAGCTCTCTTCCAGCGTATCATTGCGCCATGCCTGCACAAAGTTGATCACGATGTCCTTCTGCTTCATTTTAGCGATAAATTCTTCGGTACAGTTCATTGCAGCCTCCTGATAAGTGGGAAAGCGGATGTCAGTCCACGCTCCCATCCGCTTTCCATTTTACTATAAAATTGTCGTCTTGAAAAGTTCTGCTCAGAAAACGCCGATGGCGGTGAGCAGCACGCTGACCACAATGATGCCAAGCAGGATCGTGTTGGGCTTCGTGCCCTTCTTGAGCAGCCTGTAGACACCCAGTGTGGTGAACAGAGAGAGCATCTTGGGCATGATGCCGTTGATGACATCGATCAGCTTGATGGCACTGTCGCCGCTGCCAATGGCAATGACCGGGTTGATGCTGACCATGGAAGCCGACATGCCGCCGATGACCAGCAGGCCGATGATGGATGCCGCGGTAAAGATCTTTTCGGTCAGACCCAGCTCCTCAAAGCGGTTCAGTGCCTTCATGCCGGAGTTGTAGCCCCAGTGGCAGCCGAAGTAGCGCACCAGCACGTTGGGGATGTTGAACAGCAGCAGGAACAGGAACGGTGCAAACAGGTTGCCCGTAAGTGCCAGCGAGCAGGCGATGCCGCCGGCCAGAGGACGCAGGGTTCCCCAGAATACCGAGTCGCCGATGCCGGCCAGCGGGCCCATCAGGCCGGCCTTGACCGAGTTGATGGTGTTGGGGTCAAAGTCCTCCTGCGTGGCGTTCTCCTCCTCCATGGCCGCTGTGATGCCGAAGATGAAGGGGCAGAGCATGGGCGTGGTGTTGAAGAACTCAGCGTGACGCTGCAGTGCCTCGCCCAGCTCCTTCTTGTCCGGATACAGCTTCCGCAGGATCGGGGACAGCGCATACTGCGCACCCTGGTTCATCTGACGCTCGTAGTTAAAGGATGCATTGACCGTAAAGGATCTCCAGAAAACCTTGTTGATATCGCTCTTGGTGAGCAGTTTATTCTCGTTATTAGAAGTCATCGTCAGCACCTCCGTCAACCACAGCAGTATTGTTCGGCTTGTTCTGGTCGTTGACCAGCATCAGAGCTACAATGATCACGCCCAGCAGTGCGATGCCCAGCACGGGAACATTGAGGTATGCAGCCAGCAGGAAGCCCAGCAGGAA contains:
- a CDS encoding PRD domain-containing protein, with protein sequence MANLQKLNPTQQELYNYLEQQTGQVNFEVLQPFTTQEMGTVLHISRNTVSQYLNEFFKEGWMVKINTRPVYYFLRETLSRKFNVQTLDAEYEDLRFLQQDLNHGRRADNCFAGVIGYHLSLKSAVEKCRVAVEYPPTGLPLVLAGEKGTGKRLLAGKTWEYAKEKQVVPAESRFAELDCAMWGAAEPGGTGFAASFKRRLEAGTGSDFLYLHGFDQLESSVQAEAVRFLTAVLPELGAKYPRLIFGVQTVPPSLKNSVPVQAELLPLRSRSLLEKKRLIYRFLMQEEQRIGRRVQVTGQAYQMLMQYPYERNVGQLEQVIRTSCTNAYSRSRDGGICIGLPVLPDAVFESCLLLPEAGAQNRALTLDDLREDCGFEREHRLLEEIREQGRLYLQGSLECAGFCTRMVHRLEEYNNYILFQNKIADERIKGIEQGMLRISERIHELYGVGFPNSFILMLARWVYFGNVFDDALPEDNAEMQQLVADLTEAVRRDAPYSFAVASDLLLMVQNTTDVHFSSIGILMISAFVEVLHRPGNKLPVQAFIICHGYATASSIADVCNKMLHKYLFNAIDMPYDVPVSEIVSQVKKILYFNENRDVLILVDLGSLENITELLDDLPNVNLGIINNVSTAMALSVGSHILDGMPLAEVLENAKNASQIRYKILEKARKEDVILFVSESGSNVAAKVSELFMHSLNHLNTKVNARFLCYDVQTYEQLRQNGHWDTCNVLFAASTMELGPADFPVVAVEDIITQRGLDKIKSGLSGYLTEEEFEHFKQNLVNQFSLENVVESLTILNASRVLSLVADMLEEMQRALGSHFQPKTVVGLNLHISCLIERLVKKEEIKSYRELERFCEEHRDFVALARRCFANIAEQYRINLPDSEIGYIYDYISHDYSDESPWKNEF
- a CDS encoding beta-lactamase family protein — its product is MNCTEEFIAKMKQKDIVINFVQAWRNDTLEESYARLDKPTRLHAYSVSKSVTSIGVGLAAQEGLLRLDDPVLRFYPEYDPAELAPNLRRMTVRDLLKMGCGSKDKMFFWNDAQRLQCRDWQDYFLRNAFPYEPGTRFEYNNFNTYMCSCIVERAAGCTLKDYMTPRFFDKLGIGNPDWLTCPMGHSAGAYGLFLSIDEMSRIGQFLLHDGCWNGEQLLDPAYLHEAEKNQYPVNAPKHGYGYFFWTNPDDESYRADGRYGQYIVVVPKSKVVVTVQALDSKKFFDDVWSELVVPFLNKG
- a CDS encoding PTS system mannose/fructose/sorbose family transporter subunit IID, encoding MTSNNENKLLTKSDINKVFWRSFTVNASFNYERQMNQGAQYALSPILRKLYPDKKELGEALQRHAEFFNTTPMLCPFIFGITAAMEEENATQEDFDPNTINSVKAGLMGPLAGIGDSVFWGTLRPLAGGIACSLALTGNLFAPFLFLLLFNIPNVLVRYFGCHWGYNSGMKALNRFEELGLTEKIFTAASIIGLLVIGGMSASMVSINPVIAIGSGDSAIKLIDVINGIMPKMLSLFTTLGVYRLLKKGTKPNTILLGIIVVSVLLTAIGVF